One Alicyclobacillus acidoterrestris DNA window includes the following coding sequences:
- a CDS encoding threonine/serine exporter family protein, producing MTEREIILEASLLAGKIMLESGAETSRVEDTMERMIRHALGTENSSHTYTYATVNGIFVQLDHSVGTNFVRVDSRGQNLEKITAVNQLSRSFTGGEISIHEVYQALCDISSRQTSYPLWLRMVCTTVLSGAVVLMFGGRFAELPAAMAAGLVSYLIHLCACRFIRANFFTEYIAAFVGGTLAYFLTAFSDGNIGSVMIGTVASLVPGIAITTAIRDLIAKHYLSGVMRGLEATLIAGALGTGIATVYYLFII from the coding sequence GTGACAGAAAGAGAAATCATCCTTGAGGCGAGTTTGCTCGCCGGAAAGATCATGTTAGAAAGCGGTGCGGAGACGAGCCGGGTAGAAGATACCATGGAGCGGATGATTCGCCACGCCCTCGGCACTGAGAACAGTTCTCACACATACACGTACGCCACCGTGAATGGGATTTTTGTACAGCTCGATCACAGTGTAGGCACGAACTTCGTCAGAGTGGATTCACGCGGCCAGAACTTGGAGAAAATCACGGCCGTGAATCAACTTTCCCGCTCGTTTACCGGTGGCGAAATCAGTATCCACGAGGTATACCAGGCTCTTTGTGACATTTCATCGCGACAAACATCGTATCCACTCTGGTTGCGCATGGTCTGCACCACGGTTCTCAGCGGTGCTGTCGTGCTGATGTTCGGCGGACGCTTCGCCGAACTTCCGGCGGCCATGGCTGCTGGCCTTGTCAGTTATTTGATCCACCTGTGCGCCTGTCGCTTCATCCGGGCTAACTTTTTCACTGAATACATCGCGGCATTCGTCGGGGGAACACTGGCCTATTTCTTGACCGCCTTTTCCGACGGAAACATCGGGTCCGTGATGATTGGGACGGTCGCTTCACTTGTTCCAGGAATCGCCATCACGACGGCAATCCGCGACCTTATCGCAAAACATTACTTATCCGGAGTCATGCGCGGGTTAGAGGCCACCCTGATTGCAGGAGCCCTGGGAACCGGCATCGCCACCGTATATTATCTTTTTATCATCTAG
- a CDS encoding threonine/serine exporter family protein gives MGQILLNIALGFLSSITFAIISNVPRKSIITGGIVGTIGWLGFWELSIHHYGIFVSSFACSLLLALAGQVAARVHKMPLIVFYIPGLVPVVPGITSFEAFRALITHDYPAALYGFVNVFFCAVGIACGLAASDIIMRLIFSFRLLRKKTS, from the coding sequence ATGGGGCAGATCCTACTCAATATCGCACTGGGATTCTTATCATCCATCACATTCGCAATCATCTCCAACGTCCCCCGCAAATCTATCATCACAGGCGGTATCGTTGGCACGATTGGCTGGCTCGGTTTCTGGGAGCTCAGCATCCACCACTACGGAATTTTCGTATCCAGCTTCGCGTGTTCACTGCTGCTCGCACTGGCCGGACAAGTTGCTGCGCGCGTTCATAAAATGCCGTTGATTGTCTTTTACATCCCCGGACTCGTTCCGGTCGTACCGGGCATCACTTCATTTGAAGCGTTCCGCGCGCTCATCACCCACGACTATCCGGCCGCGCTATACGGTTTTGTCAACGTCTTTTTCTGTGCAGTCGGCATCGCTTGCGGCCTAGCCGCCTCCGATATCATTATGCGGTTGATATTCTCCTTCCGGCTACTGCGCAAGAAGACGTCCTAA
- a CDS encoding winged helix-turn-helix transcriptional regulator translates to MDVKTYEFNCEKELTLSVIGGKWKMIILWHIGLDSPQRFSKLRRLLPNVTPKMLTSQLRELENDGIIHRKVYQQVPPKVEYTLTEHGKNLMPILELMYDWGKSYARDMNIDISGWTAKSDV, encoded by the coding sequence ATGGACGTGAAGACATACGAGTTTAACTGTGAGAAGGAATTGACGCTGTCGGTCATCGGCGGGAAGTGGAAGATGATTATTCTTTGGCATATTGGTCTCGACAGTCCGCAGCGGTTTAGTAAGTTGCGCAGACTCCTTCCGAATGTGACGCCGAAGATGTTGACGTCACAATTGAGGGAGTTGGAGAACGACGGCATCATTCACCGCAAAGTGTATCAACAAGTGCCGCCAAAGGTAGAGTACACGTTGACAGAACACGGGAAGAACCTGATGCCGATACTAGAACTGATGTACGACTGGGGGAAGTCGTACGCACGGGACATGAATATCGACATATCCGGATGGACTGCGAAGAGCGACGTGTGA
- the hxlA gene encoding 3-hexulose-6-phosphate synthase has product MKLQLALDLVNIPEGIELVKEVQEYIDIVEIGTPIIIDEGLHAVKAMKEAFPNLEVLADLKVMDAGGYEVMRASEAGADYITILGVSEDATITGAVEEARKRNRKILVDMIGVKDLETRAREVDALGVDYICVHTGYDLQAAGQNPFDDLRTIKRVVKSAKTAVAGGIKLKTLPEVVKAQPDIVIVGGGITGESNKRAVAQEMKQLIQQG; this is encoded by the coding sequence ATGAAATTGCAGTTGGCTCTCGATTTGGTAAATATCCCGGAAGGGATTGAACTGGTTAAAGAAGTTCAAGAATACATTGACATCGTCGAAATTGGTACGCCAATTATCATCGACGAAGGGCTTCACGCTGTAAAGGCAATGAAAGAGGCATTCCCGAATCTTGAAGTCCTGGCCGATCTCAAAGTGATGGACGCAGGCGGCTATGAAGTCATGCGCGCATCCGAAGCTGGGGCCGATTACATTACGATTCTCGGCGTGTCTGAAGATGCAACCATCACAGGTGCCGTCGAAGAAGCACGCAAGCGAAACCGCAAAATCCTGGTCGATATGATTGGTGTAAAAGATCTCGAAACCCGCGCTCGCGAAGTGGACGCATTAGGCGTAGATTACATCTGCGTGCACACGGGTTACGACCTCCAAGCGGCTGGTCAGAACCCATTTGACGACCTGCGCACCATCAAACGCGTGGTCAAAAGCGCCAAAACTGCCGTAGCCGGCGGTATCAAGCTCAAGACGCTTCCAGAGGTTGTCAAAGCACAGCCGGATATTGTGATTGTCGGAGGCGGTATTACCGGCGAATCCAACAAGCGTGCTGTCGCACAAGAGATGAAACAATTGATTCAACAAGGTTGA
- the hxlB gene encoding 6-phospho-3-hexuloisomerase gives MQTVRTYTAEILAELSRTLDTLSESEVADFIQAIIGAGRVFVAGAGRSGFMMKGFAMRLMHLNIDAHVVGESVTPPFTSGDLLIIGSGSGETRSLVAMAEKATKLGGSVALITTTPDSTIGRLAKAVVQIHAQPKQGPSGGAAMTMQPMGSLFEQSLLLFGDAVVLRLMDQQHIAAAEMFARHANLE, from the coding sequence ATGCAGACCGTACGAACCTATACAGCCGAGATTTTAGCTGAGCTGTCGCGGACATTGGATACGTTGTCGGAATCCGAGGTCGCTGATTTTATCCAGGCCATCATCGGCGCAGGCCGCGTTTTTGTCGCTGGCGCCGGGCGCTCCGGCTTCATGATGAAGGGATTCGCGATGCGTCTCATGCATCTGAACATCGACGCCCACGTCGTCGGCGAGTCCGTCACGCCGCCGTTTACGTCCGGTGACTTGCTCATTATCGGCTCTGGATCCGGCGAAACGCGCAGCCTGGTCGCAATGGCCGAAAAGGCAACCAAACTTGGAGGTTCTGTCGCCCTGATCACGACGACCCCCGACTCGACGATTGGCCGTCTCGCCAAAGCGGTAGTCCAAATTCACGCCCAGCCGAAGCAAGGGCCAAGCGGCGGAGCTGCCATGACCATGCAACCAATGGGATCACTGTTTGAGCAAAGCCTCCTGCTATTCGGCGATGCAGTGGTGTTGCGGCTAATGGATCAACAGCACATCGCGGCAGCTGAAATGTTTGCACGACACGCCAATCTTGAATAG
- a CDS encoding aldehyde dehydrogenase family protein, giving the protein MATEPIVVNAIINGEAVAAEKQYPRENPTKPSEIVGYGPVNTKEDAIRAIDAAAAAFPAWAATPLEERIARMRSAIAKVKEATPEFVTLLSREHGKAKYDAEGEMFVSLAWMEYACDVAADVLKDKVEEREDGRTIITRDPMGVVSAITPWNYPISLSSIKIAPALVAGNTMVLKPSPFAPLTVTKMVELMAKEFPAGVLNIVHGDADVGVELTSNPKVAKIAFTGGTRTATHIMKAAADTIKNMTLELGGNDAAVLLEDFDVNDERAMRRLVISNFLTGGQICMIAKRVYVHRSIYDKFVEKYIEAANKWIRLGDPFNPQVTVGPVNNQPQVKHVQRLVDDAKSRGAQVIPLGQILDPEVFEEGYFLQPTLVLGAGYNDPIVVEEQFGPTVPVLPFDDDDHAVALVNDSIYGLTSSVWGETEHAIRVARRIEAGTTMINTAAVQGLDVRFPFGGVKQSGIGREYGAEGVTSYTETHVINIPKVGELPNIPE; this is encoded by the coding sequence ATGGCTACTGAACCGATTGTTGTCAATGCAATTATTAACGGGGAAGCAGTTGCTGCGGAAAAACAATATCCTCGTGAAAACCCTACCAAGCCTAGTGAAATCGTTGGCTACGGACCAGTCAATACCAAGGAGGATGCGATTCGCGCGATTGATGCAGCGGCGGCAGCATTCCCCGCATGGGCGGCGACGCCATTGGAAGAACGAATTGCGCGTATGCGTAGTGCGATTGCAAAGGTGAAAGAGGCCACACCGGAATTTGTCACATTGCTTTCACGCGAACATGGTAAGGCCAAGTACGACGCTGAAGGAGAAATGTTCGTCAGTCTTGCATGGATGGAATATGCCTGCGATGTGGCGGCAGATGTCCTGAAAGATAAAGTAGAAGAGCGCGAAGATGGAAGAACGATTATCACGCGGGATCCGATGGGTGTCGTTTCTGCCATCACGCCTTGGAACTACCCGATTTCTTTGTCGAGTATTAAGATTGCGCCAGCGCTCGTGGCCGGCAATACCATGGTCCTTAAGCCGAGTCCATTTGCACCGCTGACGGTGACCAAAATGGTCGAACTGATGGCGAAGGAGTTTCCTGCAGGTGTCCTGAACATTGTGCATGGTGATGCGGATGTCGGCGTGGAGCTAACCAGCAACCCGAAGGTCGCGAAGATTGCCTTCACGGGTGGCACGCGGACGGCTACACACATTATGAAGGCTGCTGCAGACACCATTAAGAACATGACACTCGAACTCGGCGGCAACGACGCTGCAGTGCTTCTTGAGGATTTTGACGTGAATGATGAGCGGGCCATGCGCCGCTTGGTCATCTCCAATTTCTTGACCGGTGGTCAAATTTGCATGATTGCAAAGCGTGTCTACGTTCACCGTTCGATTTACGACAAGTTCGTCGAGAAGTACATTGAAGCAGCTAACAAGTGGATCCGCCTTGGCGACCCATTCAATCCTCAGGTGACCGTTGGCCCTGTAAATAACCAACCGCAGGTCAAGCACGTGCAGCGCTTGGTCGACGACGCGAAGAGTCGGGGTGCACAGGTGATTCCGCTCGGTCAAATCCTGGACCCGGAAGTATTCGAAGAAGGATATTTCCTGCAACCGACGTTGGTTCTGGGTGCCGGATACAATGACCCGATTGTGGTGGAAGAACAGTTCGGACCGACGGTTCCGGTGCTTCCGTTTGACGATGACGATCACGCCGTGGCCCTCGTCAACGACAGCATCTACGGACTGACAAGCTCTGTCTGGGGTGAGACGGAGCACGCGATTCGCGTGGCTCGTCGCATTGAGGCCGGAACTACGATGATTAATACCGCGGCGGTTCAGGGGCTCGATGTTCGCTTCCCATTTGGGGGCGTGAAGCAATCTGGTATCGGTCGCGAATACGGTGCAGAGGGCGTTACCTCTTATACCGAGACGCATGTCATCAACATTCCGAAGGTCGGCGAACTGCCAAACATTCCGGAATAA
- the fsa gene encoding fructose-6-phosphate aldolase — MRIFVDTANFDDIKKAYDMGVLSGVTTNPSLIAKEAGVRYEDRLREIADYCKGIESISAEVFGETAEEMVKEGLAFSEIAPNITVKLPLTPDGLRACRQLTDKGITTNVTLVFSATQALLAGRAGATYVSPFIGRLEDVSKGSGIELISQIASIFEQHDIKTNILAASIRTVDHALEAALAGANVGTMPYKVIEDMTKHPKTAEGLATFAADAEKYKKNLK, encoded by the coding sequence ATGAGAATTTTTGTGGATACCGCGAACTTTGATGATATTAAAAAGGCCTATGATATGGGCGTGCTCTCTGGTGTAACGACCAACCCATCCCTCATCGCGAAGGAAGCAGGGGTCCGTTATGAAGACCGTCTGCGCGAAATCGCGGATTACTGCAAAGGCATTGAGTCCATTAGCGCCGAAGTATTCGGTGAAACAGCAGAAGAGATGGTTAAAGAGGGCCTCGCATTCAGCGAAATCGCTCCAAATATTACGGTGAAACTCCCGCTCACGCCAGATGGCCTGCGTGCGTGTCGCCAATTGACGGACAAGGGTATCACGACGAACGTCACATTGGTATTCTCTGCAACGCAAGCTTTGTTGGCTGGCCGCGCGGGCGCTACCTACGTATCCCCATTCATCGGTCGTTTGGAAGATGTTTCAAAGGGCAGCGGCATTGAGCTCATCAGCCAGATCGCAAGTATCTTTGAACAACACGACATCAAGACCAACATTTTGGCCGCTTCGATTCGCACGGTCGATCATGCACTGGAAGCAGCACTTGCTGGTGCAAATGTTGGAACGATGCCATACAAGGTTATCGAGGATATGACCAAGCATCCGAAAACAGCAGAAGGCTTGGCAACATTCGCAGCCGACGCTGAGAAATACAAGAAGAACCTGAAGTAA
- a CDS encoding glucose-6-phosphate isomerase — translation MLKLDLSYTNGFLNDGEIANAQSIVNTLHEDLLHKRVPGADYLGWLDLASRTLSEGVTDILQTAKEIREKADALVVVGIGGSYLGARAAFEWAKPEYYNQLPKDVRKGPELYFLGNHISSDAVADLLTILSGKQVYVNVISKSGTTTEPAIGFRLIREWMIQQYGEQETKNRIVATTDAAKGALRKLSTDEGYKTYVIPDDVGGRYSVLTPVGLLPLAVAGVDIVKLLEGAAEGEKLFGVPSLSENLAYQYAVARNALYRKGYVTEIFAHFEPGLHYFAEWWKQLFGESEGKDQKGVFPASVGYTTDLHSMGQFVQEGYRNLFETFVHIESVNHSVSVPSAKNVEDGLEYLAGKELSWVNDKARLATQSAHAEGGVPNLLVHVPDRSEHSLGMLFYFFERACAMSGLLMGVNPFNQPGVENYKTKMFKLLGKPGYQD, via the coding sequence ATGTTGAAGCTCGATTTAAGCTATACAAACGGCTTCTTGAACGATGGCGAAATCGCGAATGCGCAGTCCATCGTCAACACCCTGCATGAGGACTTGTTACATAAACGCGTACCAGGGGCAGACTACCTGGGGTGGCTGGACTTGGCATCGCGTACGCTGAGTGAGGGTGTTACCGACATCCTGCAAACAGCGAAAGAGATTCGTGAGAAGGCTGATGCACTTGTTGTCGTCGGTATCGGCGGATCTTATTTGGGGGCCCGTGCAGCTTTTGAATGGGCAAAACCGGAGTACTACAATCAATTGCCAAAGGACGTGCGCAAGGGTCCGGAACTGTACTTTCTGGGGAATCACATCTCTTCAGACGCGGTTGCGGACTTGTTGACCATTCTGAGTGGCAAGCAGGTATATGTGAACGTGATTTCGAAGTCCGGAACCACGACGGAACCGGCTATTGGCTTCCGCTTGATTCGCGAGTGGATGATTCAGCAGTATGGTGAGCAAGAGACCAAGAACCGGATTGTGGCAACAACTGATGCTGCGAAGGGCGCACTGCGCAAGTTGTCGACGGATGAAGGCTACAAAACGTATGTCATTCCTGACGACGTCGGCGGACGCTACTCTGTGCTCACACCTGTTGGGTTGCTGCCGCTAGCTGTCGCCGGTGTCGACATTGTGAAATTGCTCGAAGGTGCTGCTGAAGGCGAAAAACTGTTTGGTGTGCCTTCACTGTCGGAAAACTTGGCGTACCAATACGCGGTCGCACGCAATGCACTGTATCGTAAGGGGTATGTCACCGAAATCTTTGCGCACTTTGAGCCAGGTCTGCACTATTTTGCAGAATGGTGGAAGCAATTGTTCGGCGAGAGTGAAGGGAAGGATCAGAAAGGCGTATTCCCAGCATCCGTTGGATATACGACAGACCTGCACTCGATGGGACAATTCGTTCAAGAAGGGTATCGCAACCTGTTTGAGACGTTTGTGCACATTGAATCGGTGAACCACAGTGTCTCCGTACCATCTGCAAAGAACGTCGAAGATGGTTTGGAATACCTCGCGGGTAAAGAACTTTCGTGGGTGAATGACAAGGCTCGACTTGCAACGCAGAGTGCACATGCTGAAGGCGGCGTTCCGAACTTGCTGGTACATGTACCGGATAGGTCAGAGCATTCGCTTGGCATGCTTTTCTATTTCTTCGAACGCGCGTGCGCGATGAGTGGCCTGTTGATGGGTGTTAACCCATTTAACCAACCCGGCGTGGAAAATTACAAAACCAAGATGTTTAAGTTGCTTGGCAAGCCTGGGTATCAAGACTAA